In one window of Ruminococcus hominis DNA:
- a CDS encoding MATE family efflux transporter has translation MSKTMTNDMTSGNPTKLIINFMIPLFLGNLFQQFYNIADSVVAGKFVGVNALAAIGSTTSLMFLVTGLLNGAGSGFAILISQWFGAKDYKNMRRYLAMSLYLMVIIVVVMTVGLSLANEPLLRLMNSPENLIGDIKSYMGVIYAGLFATGAYNMLAAVLRAVGDSKSPLYFLIISGVINIILDIVFVICLGTGVVGCGYATVIAQGISAVLCFIYILKKFPILHLKKEDFEFSGELCRRLLALGVPMALQFSITSIGTIIVQTAINVYGATCIAGFAAGGKIQSVMGVIFISYGAAMATYVGQNCGAGRMDRVRQGVRSTQIMVLIWSFVLMALVLLFGKYAIYLFVDRTETDVVEAALTYFKAVAWCYPFLGSIFIYRNALQGMGYGLVPMLGGVFELVARTIIVISVAGKASYFGVCLSDPAAWIAALIPLIPYYIYIMRKV, from the coding sequence ATGAGCAAGACAATGACAAATGATATGACATCAGGAAATCCTACAAAATTAATCATTAATTTTATGATTCCACTTTTTCTTGGAAATTTGTTTCAGCAATTTTATAATATTGCAGATTCTGTTGTTGCCGGAAAGTTTGTGGGGGTAAATGCTTTGGCAGCGATAGGTTCAACGACATCTCTTATGTTTTTGGTTACTGGTTTGTTAAATGGTGCCGGCAGTGGTTTTGCAATTTTGATATCACAATGGTTTGGGGCAAAGGATTATAAAAATATGCGGAGATATCTGGCAATGTCCCTATATCTGATGGTGATTATTGTAGTTGTTATGACGGTTGGACTGAGTTTGGCAAATGAACCTCTTTTGCGATTGATGAATTCGCCGGAAAACTTGATCGGAGATATAAAAAGTTATATGGGTGTAATCTATGCGGGATTATTTGCAACTGGGGCATACAATATGCTTGCGGCAGTCCTAAGGGCGGTTGGAGATTCAAAATCGCCACTTTATTTTTTGATTATTTCAGGTGTGATCAATATTATCCTTGATATCGTATTTGTTATATGTCTTGGAACCGGTGTTGTAGGCTGCGGTTATGCAACAGTGATCGCACAGGGAATTTCAGCGGTATTATGTTTCATATATATCTTGAAAAAATTTCCGATTCTACATTTAAAAAAGGAAGATTTTGAATTTTCAGGAGAGTTATGCAGAAGATTACTGGCGCTTGGTGTGCCGATGGCATTGCAGTTTTCGATTACATCAATCGGAACAATTATTGTTCAGACAGCCATAAATGTATATGGTGCGACTTGTATAGCCGGTTTTGCAGCAGGTGGAAAAATTCAGAGTGTGATGGGAGTTATTTTTATTTCCTATGGCGCAGCAATGGCAACTTATGTTGGACAGAACTGTGGAGCAGGAAGGATGGATCGAGTAAGGCAAGGTGTGCGAAGCACACAGATTATGGTTTTGATCTGGAGTTTTGTATTGATGGCCTTGGTATTATTGTTTGGAAAATATGCAATTTATCTGTTTGTGGATCGAACAGAAACAGATGTGGTCGAGGCGGCACTTACCTATTTCAAAGCAGTCGCATGGTGTTATCCTTTTCTCGGCAGTATTTTTATTTATCGAAACGCCCTGCAGGGAATGGGATATGGGCTTGTGCCAATGCTTGGCGGAGTGTTTGAGCTTGTAGCAAGAACAATAATCGTTATAAGTGTGGCCGGAAAAGCAAGTTATTTTGGGGTGTGCCTGTCAGACCCGGCGGCATGGATAGCAGCTTTGATTCCATTGATACCATACTATATTTATATAATGCGGAAGGTGTGA
- a CDS encoding D-isomer specific 2-hydroxyacid dehydrogenase family protein: MKLFVYSYREFDEAEFFQKFAEEYHVELGICHDAPTMENAYLAEGYPYVSIITTKIDEELMNRFHALGVKMISTRTIGYDHIDLEAARKCGISVGNVTYSPECVADYTVMLMLMSIRKMKRIMQREEINDFSLPGIKGKEMPNFTVGVLGTGRIGRAVIRDISGFGCKIYAYDQYENDEVKKYAQYASLDEIYEKCDMITLHMPLTKENMHLIDAEAIRKMQDGVVLINTARGGLIDTKALIDGLESCKIGAAGLDVIEDEFGMYYFDRKSDVLSKHDLYILRGFPNVIVTPHMAFYTDQAVSDMVKHSIESCMLHEAGKEDPCRVI, translated from the coding sequence ATGAAATTATTTGTATACAGTTATAGAGAATTCGATGAAGCAGAATTTTTTCAAAAATTTGCAGAAGAGTATCATGTAGAGCTTGGAATTTGTCATGATGCTCCAACGATGGAAAATGCTTATCTAGCAGAAGGATACCCATATGTCAGTATCATTACAACTAAAATCGATGAGGAGTTGATGAATCGTTTTCATGCACTTGGCGTGAAAATGATTTCGACAAGAACAATCGGTTACGATCATATTGATTTGGAAGCTGCCAGAAAATGTGGCATCAGCGTGGGAAATGTGACGTATTCTCCGGAGTGTGTCGCGGATTATACGGTGATGTTGATGCTGATGTCCATTCGTAAAATGAAACGGATCATGCAGCGTGAAGAGATCAATGACTTTTCGCTTCCCGGTATTAAGGGAAAAGAGATGCCGAATTTTACAGTCGGAGTGCTCGGAACCGGACGAATCGGTCGTGCTGTGATTCGTGATATCAGCGGATTTGGCTGTAAGATTTACGCATATGATCAGTATGAAAATGATGAAGTGAAAAAATATGCACAGTATGCATCTTTAGATGAAATTTATGAAAAATGCGATATGATTACCCTTCATATGCCATTAACAAAGGAAAATATGCATTTGATCGATGCAGAAGCAATTCGGAAGATGCAGGATGGTGTTGTGTTGATTAATACAGCGAGGGGCGGATTGATCGATACGAAAGCGTTAATTGACGGACTGGAATCCTGCAAAATAGGAGCGGCAGGATTGGATGTTATTGAAGACGAATTTGGAATGTATTATTTTGATAGAAAATCAGATGTTTTAAGTAAGCATGATTTATATATTTTAAGAGGATTTCCAAATGTTATCGTAACTCCGCACATGGCATTTTATACAGACCAGGCAGTAAGTGATATGGTAAAACATTCGATTGAAAGTTGTATGCTTCATGAGGCGGGAAAAGAGGATCCTTGCAGGGTGATTTGA
- a CDS encoding xylulokinase translates to MDVRSIGEAIKNGNTALGIEFGSTRIKAVLIDAQNQPIASGSHDWENHLKNNIWTYPLEEVWSGLQDCYANLKKEVKEKYGVTITTFGAMGFSAMMHGYLAFDEKDEQLAEFRTWRNTITEQASEELSKVFQFHIPQRWSIAHLYQAILNGEEHVKDVRFFTTLAGYIHWQLTGEKAIGIGDAAGMFPIDSATKDWDVNMIGQFDQLVEAKAFPWKLEELLPKVLVAGDAAGVLTEAGAKLLDTEGDLQAGIPVCPPEGDAGTGMAATNSVAVRTGNVSAGTSVFAMAVLENPLSKPYDEIDMVTTPAGDPVAMVHCNNCTSDLNAWVNLLKECVEAFGVKVDMNTLFGTLYNKALEGDADCGGLLAYNYFSGEHITGFEAGRPMFVRKPESKFNLANFMRVHLSTSLGALKTGMDILTKQEHVELDKMLGHGGLFKTKGVGQRILAAAIDTPVYVMETAGEGGAWGIALLASYMLNKEEGESLTSYLAQKVFGGEEGERMDPVASDVEGFEAFMQNYKKGLAIERAAVESLR, encoded by the coding sequence ATGGACGTAAGAAGCATAGGGGAAGCAATCAAAAATGGAAATACTGCTTTAGGGATTGAATTTGGATCGACACGTATCAAAGCAGTTTTGATTGATGCACAGAACCAGCCAATCGCATCAGGAAGCCATGACTGGGAGAATCATTTAAAAAATAATATTTGGACGTATCCATTAGAGGAAGTGTGGAGCGGACTGCAGGATTGTTATGCAAATTTGAAAAAAGAAGTAAAAGAAAAATATGGTGTTACAATCACAACATTTGGGGCAATGGGATTTAGTGCGATGATGCATGGATACCTTGCTTTTGATGAGAAAGATGAGCAGCTGGCAGAGTTCCGTACATGGAGAAATACAATTACAGAGCAGGCTTCTGAAGAATTATCAAAAGTATTTCAGTTCCATATCCCGCAACGTTGGAGTATTGCACATTTGTATCAGGCAATTTTAAATGGGGAAGAGCATGTAAAGGATGTAAGATTTTTCACAACACTTGCAGGCTATATCCATTGGCAGCTGACGGGAGAAAAGGCAATCGGAATTGGAGATGCGGCAGGAATGTTCCCAATTGATTCGGCTACAAAGGATTGGGATGTGAATATGATTGGACAGTTTGATCAGCTTGTCGAAGCGAAAGCATTTCCATGGAAATTAGAAGAGTTACTTCCGAAGGTACTGGTTGCCGGAGATGCGGCAGGCGTTTTGACTGAAGCAGGAGCAAAATTGTTAGATACAGAGGGTGATTTACAGGCTGGAATCCCTGTTTGCCCACCAGAAGGAGACGCCGGAACAGGTATGGCTGCAACGAATAGTGTAGCTGTCCGTACAGGAAATGTTTCTGCCGGAACAAGTGTATTTGCAATGGCAGTTTTGGAAAATCCGTTGTCTAAACCATATGACGAAATCGATATGGTTACAACACCGGCGGGAGATCCTGTTGCGATGGTACACTGCAATAACTGTACATCAGATTTGAATGCATGGGTAAATCTTTTGAAAGAATGTGTGGAAGCATTTGGCGTGAAAGTGGATATGAATACATTGTTCGGAACATTGTATAACAAAGCGCTGGAGGGGGATGCTGATTGTGGCGGACTTCTTGCATATAATTATTTTTCAGGAGAGCATATTACAGGATTTGAGGCAGGTCGTCCGATGTTCGTGCGTAAGCCAGAAAGCAAATTTAATCTTGCAAACTTTATGAGAGTGCATTTGAGTACATCGCTCGGAGCATTAAAAACAGGTATGGATATTCTGACAAAGCAGGAACATGTGGAGTTAGATAAGATGTTAGGTCATGGCGGACTGTTTAAGACAAAAGGAGTCGGACAGAGAATCCTTGCAGCTGCGATTGATACACCTGTATATGTTATGGAGACAGCAGGAGAAGGTGGAGCATGGGGAATTGCACTGCTTGCTTCTTATATGTTAAATAAAGAAGAGGGCGAGTCATTGACTTCTTATCTTGCACAGAAAGTATTCGGTGGAGAAGAAGGAGAACGCATGGATCCGGTTGCATCAGATGTCGAAGGTTTTGAAGCATTTATGCAGAATTATAAAAAAGGTCTTGCGATTGAACGTGCAGCTGTAGAATCTCTTCGATAA
- the pdaA gene encoding delta-lactam-biosynthetic de-N-acetylase, producing MKKIKDKISTFRTTQTYAISLRLFAILLFFCASFCIGRFTAQMKEQLRPSAITCSSEGNWGLSFQTDGEPPIANASMEELARFDAYYAQNTTEKVLYLTFDAGFENGNTPIILDALKKHNAPATFFVVGTYIESNPDLIKRMEKEGHIVGNHTYHHPDMTKLSSLSAFEKELKDVENAYNNVTGKEMTKFYRPPQGKYNENNLQMAKELGYHTFFWSLAYVDWQENNQPTKEEAFDKLLTRVHPGAIVLLHSTSKTNGEILDELLTKWEEMGYQFKSLDNIK from the coding sequence ATGAAGAAAATCAAAGACAAAATTTCCACATTTCGCACTACCCAAACATATGCTATCTCGCTTCGTCTCTTTGCCATCCTCTTGTTTTTTTGTGCATCCTTTTGTATCGGACGTTTTACTGCACAAATGAAAGAACAACTTCGCCCATCTGCTATCACTTGTTCTTCTGAAGGAAACTGGGGATTAAGTTTTCAGACCGATGGCGAACCGCCCATTGCAAATGCATCTATGGAAGAACTCGCCAGATTCGATGCTTATTATGCACAAAATACTACTGAAAAAGTCCTCTACTTGACATTTGATGCCGGATTTGAAAATGGAAACACTCCCATAATTTTAGATGCACTAAAAAAACACAATGCTCCAGCCACATTTTTTGTTGTCGGAACTTATATTGAGTCAAATCCAGATTTGATAAAGCGAATGGAGAAAGAAGGACATATCGTCGGCAATCATACATATCATCATCCTGATATGACAAAACTATCCTCCCTCTCTGCATTTGAAAAGGAATTAAAAGATGTAGAGAACGCCTACAACAATGTTACTGGCAAAGAAATGACTAAATTCTATCGTCCTCCGCAAGGGAAATATAATGAGAATAATTTACAAATGGCAAAAGAACTCGGCTATCATACTTTCTTCTGGAGCCTTGCCTATGTTGACTGGCAAGAAAACAATCAGCCAACAAAGGAAGAAGCTTTCGACAAATTACTTACACGTGTTCACCCAGGTGCCATTGTCCTGCTTCATAGCACCTCCAAAACGAATGGCGAGATTCTCGATGAGCTTCTGACAAAATGGGAAGAAATGGGATATCAGTTCAAATCATTAGATAACATCAAGTAA
- a CDS encoding MATE family efflux transporter, with amino-acid sequence MQQLQKDMTSGSPTKIILNFTFPIFIGNVFQQFYNMADTVIVGKFVGTKALAAVGSTGTIMFLIYGFVTGMTAGFTVLTAQKFGAGDMKAMRQTVGGAAVLTTIVTIILTTLGLLFMKPLLIFMKTPSDIFKDAYAYIMIICAGIAAQMLYNLMASILRALGNSKVPLYFLILSALLNIALDLLLIIVFGLGASGAAYATVIAQGISGLLCLVYVKLKVPLLHLERDDWRPKGHLLKMQFAVGVPMALQYSITAIGTMMVQTSQNLLGSNIVAAFTAASKIEQVVTQAYVALGTTMATYCAQNIGAGKIKRIRKGFKSATIMASIYAVVTAALIMTVGKYMTYLFVSDNVIEIMSNVDIYLKCIGVFFIPLAIVNLYRNGIQGMGYGLLPMMAGVAELVGRGVVAVIAANKRSYFGVCMASPAAWVLAGGLLLVMYYYIMLKDMKRKFPNRIE; translated from the coding sequence ATGCAGCAGTTACAAAAGGACATGACAAGTGGAAGTCCTACAAAAATTATTTTAAATTTTACATTTCCCATTTTTATAGGAAATGTATTTCAGCAATTTTATAATATGGCAGATACCGTGATTGTCGGTAAATTTGTGGGAACGAAGGCATTGGCGGCAGTTGGAAGTACAGGAACGATCATGTTTTTGATTTATGGATTTGTAACAGGAATGACAGCCGGATTTACTGTACTAACAGCACAGAAATTTGGTGCGGGTGATATGAAAGCAATGAGACAGACGGTAGGTGGTGCTGCCGTGTTGACAACGATTGTGACGATTATATTGACGACGCTGGGACTGTTGTTTATGAAGCCATTGCTGATATTTATGAAAACACCATCGGATATTTTTAAGGATGCTTATGCTTACATTATGATCATTTGTGCAGGAATTGCGGCACAGATGTTATACAATTTGATGGCAAGCATTTTAAGAGCATTGGGAAATAGTAAAGTTCCGTTATATTTCCTGATATTATCGGCACTTTTAAATATTGCATTAGATTTATTGTTGATTATCGTATTTGGGCTTGGTGCTTCCGGAGCGGCATATGCAACGGTGATTGCACAGGGAATATCCGGATTACTGTGCCTGGTTTATGTAAAGTTGAAGGTTCCGTTGCTTCATTTGGAAAGAGATGATTGGAGACCAAAGGGACATTTATTAAAAATGCAGTTTGCAGTTGGCGTGCCGATGGCATTGCAGTACTCCATTACAGCAATCGGTACAATGATGGTTCAGACATCCCAGAATCTGCTCGGCTCCAATATTGTCGCAGCATTTACGGCAGCAAGTAAAATTGAACAGGTAGTTACTCAGGCGTATGTTGCACTAGGAACAACAATGGCGACATACTGTGCACAAAATATCGGTGCAGGTAAGATAAAAAGAATCCGTAAAGGATTCAAATCAGCAACTATTATGGCAAGTATTTATGCAGTTGTTACGGCAGCTTTGATAATGACAGTCGGAAAATATATGACATATTTGTTTGTGTCAGATAATGTGATTGAAATTATGAGCAATGTAGATATTTATTTGAAATGTATCGGAGTATTCTTTATTCCACTTGCAATCGTGAATCTATATCGAAATGGAATTCAAGGAATGGGCTATGGACTACTTCCGATGATGGCAGGTGTGGCAGAGTTGGTCGGACGAGGAGTAGTAGCAGTGATCGCAGCAAATAAAAGAAGTTATTTTGGTGTTTGCATGGCAAGTCCCGCAGCATGGGTGCTGGCAGGTGGATTACTGCTTGTAATGTATTATTATATTATGTTGAAGGATATGAAAAGAAAATTTCCGAATCGAATAGAGTAG
- a CDS encoding Cof-type HAD-IIB family hydrolase: protein MKKSALFFDIDGTILSEITKEIPESALEALNQAKKNGHKMYINTGRTYCNIPPQLRRFDFDGFLCGCGCYLVCNDEVVLESHIEKKRGQDIIDMMYECKLDGILEGTEDAYFPIKRSRFEMLETSRRFFAKKGLGIEKYIDEGDIEYDKLFVYADEQSDKQKFFDFLKADMEVIDRGDNAYEIAQKPFSKATACEFMRKRLGLELDQVYVFGDSGNDLSMFEYAQHTIALGAHSEVLDPYTEFVTKTVEDDGIAYAMKHYGLI from the coding sequence ATGAAGAAAAGCGCATTGTTTTTTGATATAGATGGAACAATATTATCTGAAATTACAAAGGAAATTCCTGAGAGTGCATTGGAAGCGTTGAATCAGGCAAAGAAAAACGGACATAAGATGTATATCAATACAGGACGTACCTATTGTAATATTCCACCGCAGCTGCGACGATTTGATTTTGACGGATTTTTATGCGGATGTGGATGTTATCTGGTGTGCAACGATGAGGTCGTGTTGGAGAGCCATATAGAAAAGAAGCGTGGACAGGACATTATTGATATGATGTACGAATGTAAGTTGGATGGAATCCTGGAAGGTACAGAGGATGCATATTTCCCGATAAAACGCTCTCGATTTGAAATGCTCGAAACGTCTCGGCGATTTTTTGCAAAAAAAGGACTCGGGATTGAGAAATATATCGATGAAGGTGATATAGAATACGATAAATTATTTGTATATGCAGATGAGCAGAGCGATAAACAAAAGTTTTTCGATTTTCTGAAGGCAGACATGGAAGTGATTGACCGAGGAGATAATGCATATGAAATCGCTCAGAAACCATTTTCAAAAGCAACGGCATGTGAATTTATGAGAAAACGTCTTGGGTTAGAGTTGGATCAAGTTTATGTGTTTGGAGATAGCGGTAATGATTTATCCATGTTCGAATACGCACAACACACAATTGCACTGGGAGCACATTCAGAGGTGCTTGATCCCTATACAGAATTTGTGACCAAGACCGTTGAAGATGACGGAATTGCGTATGCCATGAAACATTATGGATTGATTTAA